A stretch of Peteryoungia algae DNA encodes these proteins:
- a CDS encoding DUF2256 domain-containing protein, with amino-acid sequence MPKMIRKGDLPDKTCPACRRPFAWRKKWERNWESVIYCSERCRRSGKTASAAKS; translated from the coding sequence ATGCCGAAGATGATCCGCAAGGGCGATCTGCCCGACAAGACCTGCCCCGCCTGCCGCAGACCCTTCGCCTGGCGCAAGAAGTGGGAGCGCAACTGGGAAAGCGTCATCTACTGTTCCGAACGCTGCCGTCGTTCCGGTAAAACCGCAAGCGCGGCAAAGTCGTAG
- a CDS encoding UDP-glucose dehydrogenase family protein: MRIVMIGSGYVGLVSGACLADFGHEVICVDKSTEKVEALERGEVPIFEPGLEAIIAHNRASGRLSFSLDLAGPVANADVVFIAVGTPSRRGDGHADLTYVYAAAREIAAAVTGFTVVVTKSTVPVGTGDEIERIFREEFPDKDIAVVSNPEFLREGAAISDFKRPDRIVIGTGDERATELMREVYRPLYLNEAPLYFCERRTSELIKYAANAFLAMKITFINEIADLCENIGADVQKVAKGIGMDKRIGDKFLHAGPGYGGSCFPKDTLALVKTAQDFDSPLRLIETTVMVNDNRKRAMGRKVIAACDGTVRGKKIAVLGLTFKPNTDDMRDAPAITIVQALLDGGADVHVFDPEGMEAAKAVLGPVTYGTNPYEIATDAEAIVVVTEWDEFRALDFRRLKQEMKAPVIVDLRNIYKPEEMAKYGFKHLPIGKRTAKA; the protein is encoded by the coding sequence ATGCGCATTGTGATGATTGGCTCGGGTTATGTCGGCCTGGTGTCGGGAGCCTGTTTGGCGGATTTCGGTCACGAGGTGATCTGTGTCGACAAGTCGACCGAAAAGGTCGAGGCGCTGGAGCGCGGCGAAGTGCCGATCTTCGAGCCGGGGCTCGAAGCGATCATTGCCCATAACCGTGCTTCCGGCCGCCTGAGCTTCTCGCTTGATCTGGCTGGCCCCGTCGCAAACGCCGATGTCGTCTTCATTGCTGTCGGCACGCCGTCTCGCCGCGGCGATGGTCATGCCGACCTGACTTACGTCTACGCCGCCGCGCGCGAAATCGCAGCCGCCGTCACCGGCTTTACGGTGGTGGTCACCAAGTCCACGGTCCCTGTCGGCACCGGCGACGAGATCGAGCGCATCTTCCGCGAGGAATTTCCGGACAAGGACATTGCCGTCGTCTCCAATCCGGAATTCCTGCGGGAAGGGGCCGCCATCTCCGACTTCAAACGTCCCGACCGCATCGTCATCGGCACGGGCGACGAACGCGCCACCGAACTGATGCGAGAAGTCTACCGTCCGCTCTATCTCAACGAGGCGCCGCTCTATTTCTGCGAACGCCGCACCTCCGAACTGATCAAATATGCCGCCAACGCCTTCCTGGCGATGAAGATCACCTTCATCAACGAGATCGCCGATCTCTGCGAGAATATCGGTGCCGATGTTCAGAAAGTGGCCAAGGGCATCGGCATGGACAAGCGCATCGGCGACAAGTTCCTGCATGCCGGGCCCGGCTATGGCGGCTCCTGCTTCCCGAAAGACACGCTGGCGCTGGTCAAGACGGCGCAGGACTTCGACAGCCCGCTGCGCCTGATCGAGACGACGGTGATGGTCAACGACAACCGCAAGCGCGCCATGGGCCGCAAGGTGATCGCCGCCTGTGACGGCACTGTGCGCGGCAAGAAGATCGCCGTGCTCGGCCTGACCTTCAAGCCGAACACCGACGACATGCGCGATGCGCCCGCCATCACCATTGTCCAGGCGCTGCTCGATGGTGGCGCCGACGTGCATGTCTTCGATCCCGAAGGCATGGAGGCGGCCAAGGCCGTACTTGGCCCTGTCACTTATGGCACGAACCCTTACGAGATTGCGACCGATGCCGAGGCCATCGTCGTGGTCACCGAGTGGGACGAGTTCCGCGCGCTGGATTTTCGCCGCCTGAAGCAGGAGATGAAGGCACCCGTCATCGTCGACCTGCGCAACATCTACAAGCCGGAGGAGATGGCGAAATACGGCTTCAAGCACCTCCCGATCGGCAAGCGGACCGCAAAGGCCTGA
- a CDS encoding MFS transporter, which produces MTHQAPAPSRLVLYALPAIPMAAIALPFYIVLPTFYADHFAMSLATIGIVLLGIRLIDAVTDPLFGWLSDRVRSRFGRRRFFFLISTPLTALAAFMLFWPPEDASIGYLAFWGVALSIGSTWSLLPYTAWGAELATGYQARVKLSAYREGATLIGSLIAITLPFVGGLDTAIGFHGLAWIAVFIAVMLPLTGLLAATTVPEPVDFSRRKLSLREGFRHLRANGPFLRLASAFLLNSFANAIPASLFIYFVGQRLGAPALQGPLLFTYFLCAIAGVPLAVATARRLGKHRAWCFAMMLACAVFSVAGFLGEGDVFAFTIVCVVTGLLLGFDLTLPPAIQADVIDNDTVASGEQRSGLYFAAWSFITKLAVALSAGIVFPLLDLAGFIGSQSAAQTPEALTMLAALYAFLPILPKLAAITLMWNFSLDEAAHQRLRANLTPLG; this is translated from the coding sequence ATGACACACCAGGCTCCGGCGCCCTCTCGCCTCGTGCTTTACGCCCTGCCGGCGATCCCCATGGCCGCCATAGCGCTGCCCTTTTACATCGTTCTGCCGACCTTTTACGCAGATCACTTCGCCATGTCGCTGGCAACGATCGGTATCGTGCTGCTCGGCATCCGTCTGATCGACGCGGTCACCGATCCCCTGTTCGGCTGGCTTTCCGACCGCGTACGATCCCGCTTCGGCCGCCGCCGTTTCTTTTTCCTGATCTCCACGCCGCTGACGGCGCTCGCGGCCTTCATGTTGTTTTGGCCGCCGGAGGATGCCAGCATCGGCTATCTCGCGTTCTGGGGCGTGGCGCTCTCCATCGGCTCCACCTGGTCGCTGTTGCCCTACACGGCCTGGGGGGCTGAACTCGCGACCGGCTACCAGGCGCGTGTGAAGCTTTCGGCGTATCGGGAGGGGGCGACGCTCATTGGATCGCTGATCGCCATCACACTCCCGTTCGTCGGGGGGCTCGACACGGCGATCGGTTTTCACGGCCTCGCCTGGATCGCCGTCTTCATTGCCGTGATGCTGCCGCTGACGGGTCTGCTCGCCGCAACCACCGTGCCCGAGCCGGTGGACTTCTCCCGGCGCAAGCTATCCTTGCGGGAGGGGTTTCGCCATCTGCGCGCCAATGGCCCGTTCCTGCGGTTGGCCTCCGCCTTTCTGCTGAACAGCTTTGCCAATGCCATTCCAGCCTCGCTGTTTATCTATTTCGTAGGGCAGCGCCTCGGTGCGCCGGCCCTGCAGGGGCCTCTGCTCTTCACGTATTTTCTCTGCGCCATCGCCGGCGTTCCCTTGGCGGTTGCAACCGCCCGGCGCCTCGGTAAGCATCGCGCCTGGTGCTTCGCCATGATGCTGGCCTGCGCGGTCTTCTCGGTTGCCGGCTTCCTTGGTGAGGGAGATGTCTTCGCCTTCACGATCGTCTGCGTCGTCACTGGCCTGCTGCTCGGATTCGACCTGACACTGCCGCCGGCGATCCAGGCCGACGTCATCGACAATGACACGGTCGCCTCCGGCGAACAGCGCTCCGGCCTCTATTTCGCGGCCTGGAGCTTCATCACCAAGCTAGCGGTCGCACTCTCCGCCGGCATCGTCTTCCCACTGCTCGACCTCGCCGGATTCATCGGAAGCCAGTCGGCGGCCCAGACGCCGGAGGCACTGACGATGCTGGCCGCCCTCTACGCCTTCCTGCCCATCCTTCCCAAGCTCGCCGCGATCACCCTGATGTGGAATTTCTCGCTCGATGAAGCCGCACACCAAAGGCTGCGGGCAAACCTCACGCCGCTCGGTTAA
- a CDS encoding aldo/keto reductase, whose product MREHKFGRTEFTVSDIGFGAWQIGGSWGEVSEADGRAALNAALDAGMTFIDTADVYGDGRSEKIIAEVLKARGGERPMVATKAGRRLNPHVADGYTKANIEAFIDRSLKNLEIDSLDLVQLHCPPTEVYYRQDMFEGLEEIRKAGKIKHYGVSVEKVEEALKAIEYPGVASVQIIFNMFRQRAASLFFQEAKRRNVAVIARVPLASGLLSGKITASTQFAAEDHRNFNRNGEAFDVGETFAGVPFETGLAAVEEVRKLVPSGASMAQFALRWILMHEAVTVVIPGARNGEQAKANAAASDLAALSADVMAASRDVYERLIAPHVHHRW is encoded by the coding sequence ATGCGAGAACATAAATTTGGCCGGACGGAATTCACCGTCAGCGATATCGGCTTCGGCGCATGGCAGATCGGTGGGTCCTGGGGCGAGGTTTCCGAGGCCGACGGCCGGGCAGCGCTCAATGCGGCCCTCGATGCCGGCATGACCTTCATCGATACGGCTGACGTCTATGGCGACGGCCGGTCGGAAAAGATCATCGCCGAGGTGCTGAAGGCACGCGGCGGCGAGCGGCCGATGGTGGCGACCAAGGCCGGTCGCCGGCTGAACCCGCATGTGGCTGACGGTTACACCAAGGCCAATATCGAGGCGTTCATCGACCGCTCGCTGAAGAACCTGGAAATCGACAGTCTCGATCTCGTGCAGCTGCACTGCCCACCGACCGAAGTCTATTATCGACAGGACATGTTCGAGGGGCTCGAAGAGATCCGCAAGGCCGGCAAGATCAAGCACTACGGTGTCTCGGTGGAAAAGGTCGAGGAAGCGCTCAAGGCGATCGAATATCCGGGTGTGGCTTCGGTGCAGATCATCTTCAACATGTTCCGCCAGCGTGCCGCCAGCCTGTTCTTCCAGGAAGCCAAGCGCCGCAACGTCGCCGTCATCGCGCGCGTGCCGCTGGCAAGCGGGCTGCTTTCGGGCAAGATCACCGCGAGCACACAGTTTGCTGCTGAAGACCACCGCAATTTCAATCGCAATGGCGAGGCCTTTGACGTTGGTGAGACCTTTGCGGGCGTGCCTTTCGAGACAGGTCTCGCGGCGGTCGAGGAAGTCCGCAAGCTGGTACCATCAGGTGCCTCGATGGCGCAGTTTGCTCTGCGCTGGATCCTGATGCATGAGGCCGTCACGGTCGTCATCCCCGGCGCCCGCAATGGCGAGCAGGCCAAAGCGAATGCGGCAGCGTCCGATCTGGCAGCCCTGTCTGCCGATGTCATGGCTGCATCGCGCGACGTTTATGAACGCCTGATCGCGCCGCATGTGCACCACCGCTGGTAA
- a CDS encoding DMT family transporter: protein MNQSSVSLLRSRAVLGAGFMVLAGVAFAALNVVTQWLAMTLGFPPASTAFWQYGFALVLSLPLLFRLGLRAMKTDYPVRHILRVLLAAFGVQAWVTGLATVPIWQAIALVMTSPFFIIIGARLFLGETVGRDRWLATLTGFVGAMIILQPWSDSFTLAALLPVFSALLWGGSSLIMKNLTHYEAPETVTVWLLVLLTPINAGLAVAGGFAVPEGLTLWLLLAAGLLTAFGQYLLTLAYNAADAAYVQPFDDLKLPLNVFAGWLVFGYAPSGYLWLGALLILGASLFLMLREAGKEASPASQ from the coding sequence ATGAATCAGAGCTCCGTTTCGCTCTTGCGCTCCCGGGCCGTCCTCGGCGCCGGTTTCATGGTTCTGGCGGGCGTCGCCTTCGCCGCTCTCAACGTCGTCACGCAATGGCTTGCCATGACGCTCGGTTTCCCGCCGGCCTCAACAGCCTTCTGGCAATATGGCTTTGCCCTCGTCCTCTCTCTCCCCTTGCTCTTCCGGCTCGGTCTGCGTGCCATGAAGACCGACTATCCGGTGCGCCACATCCTGCGGGTCCTGCTGGCCGCCTTCGGCGTGCAGGCCTGGGTCACGGGCCTCGCCACCGTCCCGATCTGGCAGGCCATCGCTCTCGTCATGACCTCGCCCTTCTTCATCATCATCGGCGCACGCCTCTTTCTCGGCGAGACCGTCGGCCGCGACCGCTGGCTTGCGACGCTGACGGGCTTCGTCGGCGCGATGATCATCCTCCAGCCCTGGTCGGACAGCTTCACCCTGGCCGCCCTCCTGCCGGTCTTTTCGGCCCTGCTCTGGGGCGGTTCCTCATTGATCATGAAGAACCTCACGCATTACGAGGCACCGGAAACGGTCACGGTCTGGCTGCTGGTGCTGCTGACGCCGATCAATGCCGGGCTCGCAGTTGCCGGTGGCTTCGCCGTGCCGGAAGGCCTCACCCTCTGGCTGTTGCTCGCCGCCGGTCTGCTGACGGCCTTTGGGCAATATCTGCTGACACTCGCCTACAATGCCGCTGACGCGGCCTATGTTCAGCCGTTTGACGACCTGAAGCTCCCGCTCAACGTCTTTGCCGGCTGGCTGGTCTTCGGCTATGCGCCGAGCGGCTATCTGTGGTTGGGCGCATTGCTGATCCTCGGGGCTTCACTCTTCCTGATGTTGCGCGAGGCCGGCAAGGAAGCATCGCCGGCGTCCCAATGA
- the lon gene encoding endopeptidase La — protein MTNTSAANEVNTYPVLPLRDIVVFPHMIVPLFVGREKSIRALEEVMGSDKQIMLATQINASDDDPTPDAIYEVGTVANVLQLLKLPDGTVKVLIEGRARAKVEAYTAREDYYEAKAIILAEPAEDAVEIEALSRSVVSEFENYVKLNKKISPEVVGAASQIEDYSKLADTVASHLSIKITEKQEMLETVSVKTRLEKALGFMEGEISVLQVEKRIRSRVKRQMEKTQREYYLNEQMKAIQKELGDGEDGRDEMAELEERIAKTKLSKEAKEKADAELKKLRHMSPMSAEATVVRNYLDWLLGLPWSKKSKVKIDLNAAEKTLDEDHFGLDKVKERIVEYLAVQARATKLKGPILCLVGPPGVGKTSLAKSIAKATGREYVRMALGGVRDEAEIRGHRRTYIGSMPGKIVQSMKKAKKSNPLFLLDEIDKMGMDFRGDPSSALLEVLDPEQNSTFMDHYLEVEYDLSNVMFVTTANTLNIPGPLMDRMEIIRIAGYTEDEKLEIAKRHLLPKAIKEHALRPEEFSVADSAIMAIIQQYTREAGVRSFERELMKLARKAVTEIIKGKVTSVAVTGANINEYLGVPRFRHGEAEGEDQVGVVTGLAWTEVGGELLTIEGVMMPGKGRMTVTGNLKEVMKESISAAASYVRSRAVDFGVEPPRFDKSDIHVHVPEGATPKDGPSAGVAMATAIVSIMTGIPVNKDVAMTGEITLRGRVLPIGGLKEKLLAALRGGIKKVLIPEENAKDLADIPDNVKNNMEIVPVSRMGEVIRHALVRVPEPIEWDGTVETPAIGVVDGTDETGATIAH, from the coding sequence ATGACGAATACGTCAGCTGCAAACGAGGTGAACACCTATCCGGTGCTTCCTCTGCGCGACATCGTGGTGTTTCCTCACATGATCGTCCCGCTGTTCGTCGGCCGTGAAAAATCCATCCGCGCTCTGGAAGAGGTGATGGGTTCCGACAAGCAGATCATGCTGGCCACGCAAATCAATGCGAGTGATGACGATCCCACGCCCGACGCGATCTACGAAGTCGGCACCGTCGCCAATGTGCTCCAGCTCCTGAAGCTGCCCGACGGCACCGTGAAGGTGCTGATCGAGGGACGCGCACGTGCTAAGGTCGAGGCGTACACGGCCCGCGAGGACTATTACGAGGCCAAGGCCATCATTCTTGCCGAACCGGCAGAAGACGCCGTGGAAATCGAGGCGCTGTCCCGCTCGGTGGTTTCGGAATTCGAAAACTACGTCAAGCTGAACAAGAAGATCTCCCCCGAGGTCGTCGGTGCCGCGAGCCAGATCGAGGACTACTCGAAGCTGGCCGACACGGTCGCTTCGCATCTCTCCATCAAGATCACCGAAAAGCAGGAAATGCTGGAAACGGTGAGCGTGAAGACGCGCCTGGAAAAGGCGCTCGGCTTCATGGAAGGCGAGATCTCCGTCTTGCAGGTCGAGAAGCGCATCCGCTCGCGCGTCAAGCGCCAGATGGAAAAGACCCAGCGCGAATACTACCTCAACGAACAGATGAAGGCGATCCAGAAGGAACTCGGCGACGGCGAAGACGGCCGTGACGAGATGGCCGAACTGGAAGAGCGCATCGCCAAGACCAAGCTTTCCAAGGAAGCCAAGGAAAAGGCCGATGCGGAGCTGAAGAAGCTGCGCCACATGAGCCCGATGTCGGCGGAAGCCACCGTCGTGCGCAACTACCTCGACTGGCTGCTCGGTCTGCCCTGGAGCAAGAAGTCAAAGGTCAAGATCGACCTCAACGCGGCCGAGAAGACCCTCGACGAGGACCATTTCGGTCTCGACAAGGTCAAGGAACGCATCGTTGAATATCTCGCCGTTCAGGCGCGTGCGACGAAGCTTAAGGGCCCCATCCTCTGCCTCGTCGGTCCTCCGGGCGTCGGCAAGACCTCGCTCGCCAAGTCGATCGCCAAGGCGACCGGCCGCGAATACGTGCGCATGGCCCTCGGTGGCGTCCGTGACGAAGCCGAGATCCGTGGTCACCGCCGCACCTATATTGGTTCGATGCCCGGCAAGATCGTGCAGTCGATGAAGAAGGCCAAGAAGTCCAACCCGCTCTTCCTGCTCGATGAAATCGACAAGATGGGCATGGACTTCCGTGGCGACCCGTCGTCGGCCCTGCTCGAGGTGCTGGATCCGGAACAGAACTCGACATTCATGGACCACTATCTTGAAGTGGAATACGACCTGTCGAATGTCATGTTCGTCACGACTGCCAATACGCTGAATATCCCGGGTCCCCTCATGGACCGCATGGAGATCATCCGCATTGCCGGTTACACCGAGGATGAAAAGCTCGAAATCGCCAAGCGGCACCTGTTGCCCAAGGCGATCAAGGAACACGCCCTGCGCCCGGAAGAATTCTCCGTGGCGGATTCGGCGATCATGGCGATCATCCAGCAGTACACCCGCGAAGCCGGTGTCCGCTCCTTCGAACGCGAACTGATGAAGCTCGCCCGCAAGGCCGTGACCGAAATCATCAAGGGCAAGGTGACCTCGGTTGCCGTGACCGGTGCGAACATCAACGAATATCTGGGCGTTCCGCGCTTCCGCCACGGCGAAGCCGAGGGCGAAGACCAGGTCGGCGTTGTCACGGGTCTGGCCTGGACGGAAGTGGGTGGAGAATTGCTGACCATCGAAGGCGTCATGATGCCCGGCAAGGGCCGCATGACGGTCACCGGCAACCTGAAGGAAGTGATGAAGGAATCGATTTCGGCAGCGGCATCCTATGTCCGTTCGCGCGCCGTCGATTTTGGTGTCGAGCCGCCGCGCTTCGACAAGTCCGACATCCACGTTCACGTTCCGGAAGGGGCGACCCCGAAGGATGGTCCGTCCGCAGGTGTTGCCATGGCAACGGCGATCGTCTCGATCATGACCGGCATCCCGGTCAACAAGGATGTCGCCATGACGGGTGAAATCACCCTGCGCGGTCGTGTCCTGCCGATCGGTGGCCTGAAGGAAAAGCTGCTCGCAGCCCTTCGCGGTGGCATCAAGAAGGTTCTCATTCCGGAAGAGAACGCCAAGGATCTGGCGGACATTCCGGACAATGTGAAGAACAACATGGAGATCGTTCCGGTGTCGCGCATGGGCGAGGTTATCAGGCACGCCCTGGTCCGTGTCCCCGAGCCGATCGAGTGGGATGGAACCGTTGAAACGCCGGCGATCGGCGTGGTCGACGGCACCGATGAAACCGGTGCAACCATCGCTCACTGA
- the hupB gene encoding DNA-binding protein HupB: protein MNKNELVSAVAEKAGLTKADAASAVDAVFETVQAELKNGGDIRLAGFGAFTVGRREASKGRNPSTGAEVDIPARNVPKFTAGKGLKDAVNS, encoded by the coding sequence ATGAACAAGAACGAACTCGTATCCGCGGTCGCCGAGAAGGCTGGCCTCACCAAGGCTGACGCTGCCTCTGCCGTTGATGCCGTTTTTGAAACGGTCCAGGCTGAACTGAAGAACGGCGGCGACATTCGTCTCGCTGGCTTCGGCGCCTTCACCGTTGGCCGTCGCGAAGCCTCCAAGGGCCGCAACCCGTCCACCGGCGCTGAAGTCGACATCCCGGCTCGCAACGTTCCGAAGTTCACGGCCGGCAAGGGCCTGAAGGACGCTGTCAACAGCTGA
- a CDS encoding esterase-like activity of phytase family protein: MTHGLSRVALTAALFASVALPAAAEQVFNRIAAFPVAANLPADKDKLTTTSAEIITASEDGNTLIYSDSPLGGIGFIDITDARAPKAAGAVMMDGEPTSVAVAGGKVLVGVNTSENFTSPSGKLAIVDIASKAVDATCDIGGQPDSVAVAKDGSFIAIAIENERDEDLNDGALPQMPAGDLVILSLNDGVADCGSMKRVALTDLAEIAPEDPEPEFVAINSLGEIAVTLQENNHIAIVDGKTGDVKAHFSAGTVDLEGIDTKSDGALKFTGTREGVPREPDAVKWLDDNRLVIANEGDWNGGSRSFTIFDKTGKVAYESGPSLEMAIAQIGHFPDKRAKSKGVEPEGLEVATFGDQNYFFVLSERSSIAAVYKDTGAEPELTQLLPSGVSPEGAVAIPSRNLLVTANEVDLGEDGGPRSHVMLYELAEGTPAYPMLKSAMVDGAPIGWGALSGLVGDAEKAGTLYAVNDSFYAMQPTIYTIDATQKPAVITSALPVTRGGAAAQKLDLEGIALDGKGGFWLASEGDSAKLVGHGLYNVDAKGEIKAEIGLPVELLAGQTRFGLEGVTSVGTGDDMTLWMAVQREWGDDEKGSVKLLSYNPKSKEWGAVRYPLEKAAEGWVGLSEITAHGDYVYIVERDNQIGDNAKLKKLFRVAVADLKPAKLGEQLPTVTKEEVHDFIPDLKAATNGYVVDKLEGFAFDASGKAFAVTDNDGVDDSSGETLFWEVNLRGTN, encoded by the coding sequence ATGACCCATGGTCTCTCCCGCGTCGCCCTGACGGCGGCGCTTTTTGCATCCGTGGCCCTGCCGGCCGCTGCCGAACAGGTTTTCAACCGCATTGCCGCCTTCCCGGTCGCCGCCAATTTGCCGGCCGACAAGGACAAGTTGACCACCACCTCTGCCGAGATCATCACCGCCTCGGAAGACGGCAACACACTGATCTACTCCGACAGCCCGCTCGGTGGCATCGGCTTCATCGACATCACGGACGCCAGGGCACCGAAGGCTGCGGGCGCTGTGATGATGGACGGCGAGCCGACTTCCGTGGCTGTCGCTGGCGGCAAGGTACTCGTCGGGGTCAACACCTCCGAGAACTTTACCAGCCCGTCGGGCAAGCTCGCGATCGTGGACATTGCCTCGAAGGCTGTCGATGCCACCTGCGATATCGGCGGTCAGCCGGATTCGGTCGCCGTGGCCAAGGACGGCTCATTCATCGCCATCGCCATCGAAAACGAGCGTGACGAAGACTTGAACGATGGCGCCCTGCCGCAGATGCCGGCCGGTGACCTCGTCATCCTGTCGCTCAATGATGGCGTTGCTGATTGCGGCTCGATGAAGCGCGTCGCGTTGACCGATCTTGCCGAGATTGCACCTGAGGATCCGGAACCGGAATTCGTCGCGATCAACAGCCTCGGCGAAATCGCAGTGACGCTGCAGGAAAACAACCACATTGCCATCGTCGACGGCAAGACCGGTGACGTGAAGGCCCACTTTTCTGCCGGTACGGTCGACCTTGAAGGTATCGACACCAAGTCGGATGGAGCACTCAAGTTCACCGGTACAAGGGAAGGCGTTCCGCGCGAGCCTGATGCCGTGAAGTGGCTCGACGACAACCGTCTGGTTATTGCCAATGAAGGCGACTGGAACGGTGGCTCGCGCAGTTTCACCATCTTCGACAAGACCGGCAAGGTTGCCTATGAGTCCGGTCCGTCGCTGGAAATGGCCATCGCCCAGATCGGTCATTTTCCCGACAAGCGTGCCAAGTCCAAGGGCGTCGAGCCGGAAGGCCTGGAAGTCGCAACCTTCGGCGATCAGAACTACTTCTTCGTTCTGTCCGAGCGTTCCTCGATCGCCGCAGTCTACAAGGACACCGGCGCCGAGCCGGAACTGACACAGCTTCTGCCGTCCGGTGTGTCGCCGGAAGGCGCCGTTGCCATTCCGTCGCGCAACCTGCTGGTCACCGCCAACGAGGTGGACCTCGGCGAAGATGGCGGCCCGCGCTCGCATGTCATGCTCTATGAGCTGGCTGAAGGCACGCCTGCCTATCCAATGCTGAAGTCGGCCATGGTCGATGGTGCACCGATCGGCTGGGGCGCTCTGTCTGGCCTCGTCGGCGATGCCGAAAAGGCAGGCACGCTCTATGCGGTCAATGACAGTTTCTATGCGATGCAGCCGACCATCTACACGATCGACGCAACGCAGAAGCCGGCCGTCATCACCTCGGCTCTGCCGGTCACCCGCGGCGGCGCTGCTGCCCAGAAGCTCGATCTCGAAGGTATCGCGCTGGATGGCAAGGGCGGCTTCTGGCTGGCCTCGGAAGGCGATTCTGCCAAGCTCGTCGGCCATGGCCTCTACAATGTCGATGCCAAGGGTGAGATCAAGGCCGAGATCGGCCTCCCAGTTGAACTGCTCGCAGGCCAGACCCGCTTCGGCCTCGAAGGTGTCACCAGTGTCGGCACCGGTGACGACATGACCCTCTGGATGGCAGTTCAGCGTGAATGGGGTGACGACGAGAAGGGCTCGGTGAAGCTCCTCTCCTACAACCCCAAGTCCAAGGAATGGGGCGCCGTTCGCTATCCGCTGGAAAAGGCCGCTGAAGGCTGGGTCGGCCTGTCGGAAATCACCGCCCACGGCGACTATGTCTATATCGTCGAGCGCGACAACCAGATCGGCGACAACGCCAAGCTCAAGAAGCTTTTCCGAGTTGCCGTCGCCGATTTGAAGCCCGCCAAGCTCGGCGAGCAGCTTCCGACCGTCACCAAGGAAGAAGTCCACGACTTCATTCCGGATCTGAAGGCCGCCACCAATGGCTACGTGGTCGACAAGCTCGAAGGCTTTGCCTTCGACGCCTCGGGCAAGGCCTTTGCGGTCACCGACAACGACGGTGTGGACGATTCGTCCGGCGAAACGCTGTTCTGGGAAGTGAACCTGCGGGGCACGAACTGA
- a CDS encoding NAD-dependent epimerase/dehydratase family protein, protein MHYFITGTAGFIGFHLARRLLADGHEVTGFDGMTPYYNVKLKHMRHAALAQYPAFKPVIAMLEDRSAVEDAMATAKPHVVIHLAAQAGVRYSLENPQSYLTSNVTGSYNIIELAERHKVKHLMLASTSSIYGANPTVPFRETDRADEPLTIYAATKKSMELMAHAHAHLYKTPTTAFRFFTVYGPWGRPDMALFKFVDLMLNDQPIEIYGEGKMSRDFTYIDDLVEAIVRISNVIPDESNRVADEGIETLSRQAPYRLVNIGGGQPENLMDFVEMVERALGQPAIRNMLPMQKGDVPRTYAAPDLLQALTGYTPTTKLEDGVKAFVEWYLEARPELQG, encoded by the coding sequence ATGCATTACTTCATCACCGGCACAGCCGGCTTCATCGGTTTCCATCTCGCCCGCCGGCTTTTGGCGGACGGACATGAGGTCACCGGCTTCGATGGCATGACGCCCTACTACAACGTCAAGCTCAAGCACATGCGCCACGCGGCCCTGGCGCAGTATCCGGCCTTCAAGCCGGTCATTGCCATGCTCGAGGATCGTTCGGCGGTCGAAGACGCCATGGCCACGGCCAAGCCCCATGTGGTGATCCACCTCGCGGCCCAGGCGGGTGTACGCTACAGCCTGGAAAACCCGCAATCCTATCTGACGTCCAACGTCACCGGCTCCTACAACATCATCGAGCTTGCCGAGCGCCACAAGGTCAAGCACCTGATGCTCGCGTCCACCTCCTCGATCTATGGTGCCAATCCGACGGTGCCATTCCGCGAGACGGACCGCGCCGACGAGCCGCTGACCATCTATGCCGCCACCAAGAAGTCGATGGAGCTGATGGCGCATGCCCATGCCCATCTCTACAAGACGCCGACCACGGCCTTCCGTTTCTTCACCGTCTATGGCCCATGGGGCCGGCCGGACATGGCGCTGTTCAAGTTCGTCGATCTGATGTTGAACGACCAGCCGATCGAGATCTATGGCGAAGGCAAGATGAGCCGCGACTTCACCTATATCGACGATCTCGTCGAGGCGATCGTCAGGATCTCGAATGTCATCCCGGACGAATCGAATCGCGTCGCCGATGAGGGGATCGAGACGCTCTCCCGCCAGGCGCCTTACCGCCTGGTCAATATCGGCGGCGGCCAGCCGGAAAACCTGATGGACTTCGTCGAAATGGTGGAGCGGGCGCTTGGCCAGCCGGCAATCCGCAACATGCTGCCGATGCAGAAGGGCGATGTGCCGCGCACCTATGCGGCACCCGATCTCCTGCAGGCGCTGACCGGCTATACGCCAACCACAAAACTCGAAGACGGCGTGAAAGCCTTCGTCGAATGGTATCTCGAGGCCCGCCCGGAATTGCAGGGGTAA